ttaaattatacaaataggacaaaaaatatattctgtAACTTATGTGTCGAGTTGCGATATTCGTTCGAATTAGTTTTAACCTGCAATTTGATGtcatgaatgaattaataatttaatcaaaTTCTTAAGGCGTTTAGCGAATGATGCCTTTACCCAAGGTATTTTCAAATGTCAGAAATACAAGTCAAGGTGTTCTTTTTATTCAGTCTTGGCTCCCGTTAAAGTCTAGAGAGACCACTGTGTGAACTTACCGTGCAGCCGTCCTTATCTTTGCCTCCAGCACAGAAAAAACGTTGTGGTTTAAACTGATCGTAAACTGAAGGGCAGTCTGAGACTTCTAATTCAAGACACTGCAGatgttttttatacctgtgTCCTAGAAGTTACACAGAGAAGTATACATCACAGcagtgtaaaatattacatgaaaaaaactcaagtgtttattattatttattttttaatatatatatttaaataataaatgtaactgtaaatgtaaatatttcattattttctctaGATACTGTGCTAATGTCCTCACCTTCTGTTCCAGCTTGTAAAACATTTACGGCACCTCTGCCAGCAACCTCCATCACTCTTCCATTCACTGGCGTCACACAGTGTTCATCGGGAAGGCCAAGGATTTGAATATTGCCAGCAGAGTTTGGTAGCTTGATTAGCATGATGTCATGATTTTGGTTTTCATATAAAAGGCCTGGAGTTACATCAAAAGTGTGCTcgattttctccatttttgggCCAACAACCCATCTTAGTGTTACTCTCCTAAAATGAGgagatacatttattaatatatgcCATCACAGTTGCATTTTATATAGCATCTTCATACATAAATatcaaaaattaaatactattattatatacacacattgcgTACTTAGTTTGGCTTTGGCACTAATTATGGTGCCTGTTTAGACAAATGAAGCCCCTCAAAATCCGAAATCCGAATGTCTGCACATGTCCTTTGTTGAAAGagtttttcttcaaatgttcagcagttatGCAGACATACAGTACCGCGTCCTTACTTTCACAGTTTGCTCTTGTCACACATCACGCTTTCGTCGTGATACATAGCAAATAATGACAAGACGCAAATATGCCATTTTTGAGCAGTGCTGTTCTAAATGAATCAGGGAGAACTTACGGTGAGTTTTGTTCTTTGCAGTGACGAGCGGTGAGAATCCACTGATCGCTAATGAACGAGCCACCACAGTTAAACCCAGTAACTCCAGTtgcgtcaaaaaaaaaaaaaatatccacgTGGTAGGGCCTTTGACAGTCATACCCTCCAATCAACCGTTTCTCAATTTCCACAAGTCTGGCATCTAAGAGAATTTGGGGGGAGAGAGCTTACATCACACCCTGAATTGTGCTCTTCGTGTCATTTGGCACTTGTTGGCACggagacagagtgtgtgtatatgtgcgtgtgtgtgtgtgtgtgtgtatatgtgtatgtgtgtgtgtttttagtccTCTGTGTTGCGCCTCTCTCTTTGTGTCGCCCGGCTTCACGCAAGTGAAATGATCATGTGCTTTGTTTGTCACTTGTTCTATTCTGTGGCAGTTTGGAATGTTAACTGTTCCAAGGATGATTTCATAATCAGTTTCTCTTAACACTGTAGTACAAACCATATAACTGTTTAACCATAAacagcacagcgagtaacgctgctgtctcacagcgcctgggtggtgcaagaggtcatgggtttgatccctgctcagtctgtgtggagtttgcatgttccttcaggtgtctgtgtgggtttcctgtgggtgctctggtttcctcccaccccccaaagatatgctgttcaggatcaCCCACacagtagtgtgtgagtgagtgacagagagtgtgttccactgatgtatgaatgagtgacccattgtaaggagtgtatctagtagtgtaaatcaccttggtgaataaggtgtgtgggtttatatcactacatagagtttgttggaagtcacttcggagaaaagtgtctgctaaataaataaatgtaaatgatagcAAAATACAGAATGTTGTAACAATAATTAGAAATGTGCAAGTAGCTCACCTGTCAGCACAAAGAAAAGGAGGATGAGAGCTCTCATGGTGGCCTTCTCTGTATGACCTTCTGAACAAGGAGCAGAGAGAATTATAAAGGAGCTTTATCTCCCTTTCCTTAACTGCTgatgaacattttcattttttatgcaaAGTCGTTCACCTCAAGTTTCTTTTGCACAGTAGAAACATTGACAGTATCAGTCAAATGTTCAAATACATGTAAGAACCCTGGACAGGAgttgtgtgggacaagcggaaCCAAAGAGCGAAGGCAAATGAACCCATGGGTGTCCTAAAGGCCTGGGGACACGTCTGCTCGTTTCCACCTGAAACTGGTGAACTGAACTCATTTCTAGCAAGCGTGCTCACACTTCTCACTCACACCATATGCAAAATGTACAGCTTTTCTGCAGGAACataattcattttcatgaaaacaacaaaagccaACCTGAAACAATTGCTGGTCAGGTCCCTCACCCCAGCAGGATCCATTTAACCCTGGAACTGAAAAATGTCATATATTTATAACAGCTGAAGCTGCACATTAAAGTAATGCGGTGCAGctaagtaaaaagaaaaaagttttaaaaagtcaaaaaaaattaaaataaacacttttccaCACCTTTCCTGGCTGCTCCTCCGAGTTTGAAGGCTGGCTGAGTACACTGGACAGTTTAGCACCAGCAGGCAGGCAGCTGAAGAGCAGGTGATGCTTTGCAGGGATGGAGACACTGTTTACTACAGTAAGGGCACATGGTCCTccaattatacacacacagaatgcctgaaaccgcttgtcccaagcggggtcggggcaagccagagcctaacccggcaacacagggggtggggttgggggggaacacacccagggcgggacgccggtccattgcagggcaccccaaggaggacttgaaccccagacccgccagagagcaggacccgttcaaacatgctgcaccaccacgcccccctccaatATCAAAACTAGTCAAGCCAGAGTGcctaaggggaaaaaaatatttattctcaTACATCCATTAAAAATTTAGTTTTCCACAACTACGCAGGGGGTCTCACAGTGTTAAATGGCTGTGAAACGGCCTTACCTGAGAACCCCCCCAAGACTTTTTACCAGGGTCACAGGGTGTCACAGTGGTACCCGTGAGCCACAGAGTGGCCTGTTTTCAGCAGATCTCACTGCCTTTACCGTTAAGGATGACATTTGGACAGAAATTCATCTGATGAGTTCGATGGCATCATCATGTCTGTGTTCGCCTGCCCCCCTCCGGCCAAGTGGCGCAAACGCAGCAGCTGCGACTGTATCCTTAGTGGCGGCCGAGAGCAGCAAAGCAAGCCATCCAGCCTGAAATCTGAGCGGAACCAGATATTTTCGCTATTTGGAGGTGCGCGCAACATACACAAACAACTTTTTGATGCTTCTGTGAGAAATCGTGGATGTCCCTGCTTCATTCACTTGTTCCTCCTCTACGATATGTGTCCATCTGTCTCGCAGCCAGAAGCGCGATTTCAGCTGCGGCTTTAGCGCAGcttcaccagcaggtggcgcttcCACTGTAAATGCAGGCGGGCACGATGACGCCGTCCGTATCTTCCAGGCGTTCCCCCGTGAAATGGAAACGTATtgctagcattttttttttattgttctgttttgaaCACCACGCGCTGATTTTTCTTGacgttttactcattttatagtttttaaGTTGCCGACACATATTTTCCACGCTCAGAATCCcaacacaaaaaatatatactatataagaTAATATTGCGCAGCTTCAAATACTAACGCGATCGGCGATTATGCAAACTGTGTATATGTGCGTGGTGTGTGCGGTCAGATCTGGCCTCCCTTAGAATTTGAATGGGTGAGGCTATCATAAAAGAGCAAAGAGAGTATCAAAGGTCAAATTCTGGAGTTCAGACAAACAGACGAGTTGTGTCATTAAGGGTAAAGAGGTCTACAGACTATTAATTCCTAGAAGAAGTGCAGGACTTGCGATAATAACTAGGAACAAAGTTGATTAAAGGGTGTGACACAACATTAAGTAATAATGTATGCTTTAAAACTACtttataaacaattataatGGGCAGCCCAACTTTGCACAGGGACAAGTCGCCAGTACTTTGCGCAAGCGCACTGGACACGGGTTCAGACCACGTGACATTAACCACTACACACTCTGCTGCCGGTCCAGGAACAGCAATAGTGTACAGGGGAAATCGATGGGGATCATGACTTGGTATCCCGTTGACACATAACTCCCATGGTGATGTCGGATTATGTTAAACTGCCCAGGGTTTGTTGCACAGATACCAAAGTTAACCTCCACATCGCGattatttctttctcttttgatTTTatctcttgttttattttttcagcccTCGGGATTGTGACGTCAAAAGACCTCGATGGTACTTTTTTCATCATGTTTGTCACCAGGCGTTCAGCCGTTGTGTCGTTTGCCAgttaaaggtttttttgttaaacaattcaaacactCACACTACAAGAAGAACATTATTAATTAAGtttcataggtacaagtatcgtgtacaagtaccatgaaattcttctttgagtgcttttccacagactatgaacaaaaaaaatagacaatactgcacaaaacaatgacaatgagtaatgctaataaacaataaataacggtaacaataataacaataaataacagtagccagccagagaactcagaacatgagaatgattAGAGTGACAATGTGCTTGgatggagcagtccaactccgGTTACAAAAGGTAGCACATTgctgagtgttgtatactcttacagcagtggggtaaaagttgTTCCTGTACTTAGCAGCATGGGTTTGAATAGACgtgagccgctttccagatggcagaaaagagaaaagtgcccgtgcggagtgactgtgatctttcatgatgtgcattgtcattctgaggcagtgtgtggtgtagtgTCCTGGACttctggtagctgtgtgccgatttcctgagctgttttgatcaccctctgtagggccgccttgtcctgtatggagcagctgtcaCACCAGGATATAATACACCTTGTggggatggactccacagcacacctgtagaaagtagtgaggactgtagtggaaaTCCTgactttcttcagacacctgaggaagtggagacgttgatggacCTTTTTGATGGTGgttgctgtgtgctcagtccaggTGAGTTTGGCAGAGAGGGTGACCcttaggaatttgaagctgttgaccctctctacaatgttgccttctatgtagatgggtgcatgagtcgtgtcctgtttcctgaagtcaatcaccagctccttagtcttactgacattgagagacattgttgtcctggcaccactctgccaggagcctcacctcctctctgtaggccatctcattgttgttggtgatcagacccacaatggtggtatcgtcagcaaactttatgatggtgttggagctgtgactggccacacaatCGTGTGAATAAGGAGTACAGCACTgagctcaggacgcttccctgtgcagtgccagtgttgagggtcagtggggaggaggtatttctgccaatccgcacatgcTGGATTAATCCAGAACAATCAAACCAGGAGAAATAAACAAAggctaaaacaataaataaaaaataaatacaaaaaaaattacaaaacgcTCCAATAACCAGACATCAACACTggcttaaaaatattacagtaatctAGTGGCCTTCTTATTACACTCCTCAATAGTGTTTATGTACTGCTTAAATTCttaagaaaaagggaaaatatagGTTTTTTATTATCAAAGTTGGACAGTGTATATGATATTTGcctaaaatgattaataaattcaTGATATATGCCTGTTTCTCTGTACTTCTTGCGCCAGTTAAATGTGCACTCAGCCAACTGCAGCGTGCGGCAGGTACGCGCCAGTCGAACCAGTCCCGCGCTCGCGCTTTCCGCGTGCCGGAGGAGCGCCGAAGAAGATCTCCACCCCtcggtgcgcgcgcgcgccactcTTTTCTTTCCAGGTGATAGCGGCTGAGCGATGGAGCTCAAATCGGAGCTGCTCAAGTCCATCTGGTACGCGTTCACCTCGCTGGAAGCGGAGCACAGCGGCAAGGTGTCCAAGTCgcagctgaaggtgagagtAGTAGCGCTCTTTTTCTGGAAGTCGTGTTCGACAGACTCGAGTCGtactgcgcgcgcgcgctcgtgtTTTAGTCCTCTGTTGCGCCTCTCTCTTCGTGTCGCCCGGCTTCACGCAAATGAAATGACCGTGACTGACATGTGCTTTGTTTGTCACTTGTTCCATTGTGTGTCAGTTTGGAATGTTAACTGTCCAAGGATGTTTTCATAATCGGTTTCTCTTAACAGTGTACTAACCGTAACCATAAACAGCGAGtcgcactgctgtctcacagcacctgggtggtgcgagatgACATGTCATGGGGTCGatcttgctcagtctgtgtggaacttgcatgctctccccgtgtctgtgtggggatttcctctgggtgctctggtttcctaccacagtccaaagacatgctgttcaggttcgccaaagtgtgtgagtgacagagagagtgtgttccactgctgtatggatgagtgacccatgtaagtagtgtatctagcagtgtaaatcaccacagtgaataaggtgtgtgggctggtaacgctacatagtatccactggaagtcgctttggagaaaagcgtctgctggatgaataaatgtaaatacgcaGTGTATTCAAACGATATACACTGTGGCACAAACCCTTGTGTATATTGTCTGCGCACTTATGAAGTATAGAGAGGTATTAAAGAACAGTGTATGTTGAAATATGTGTGTTAAACAATGTTTGTATGAGAAAGATCTCTGTGGAATGTAGTTGAACACACACATGTAAACCATGTGCCCATTCCAGGAAACTTCATCCTGCTCTATTTCCCACACCTGTGGCTCACTGACACAaagtaaaaaatgagaaatattttccTCAGACAGCTCACCATTATTTGCATGCCTTCATGCGCTCTCACTCCTCTGCTTTCCTAAACGACGCTCCTTCTTGTCCCGACTCGTCAGCCTTGGGTTGAGAGATCGCTGAGGGCCCTTCTCTGTCCAGACTTGCTCCGCAGAGCAACAATAAATTTGTTTGCAATAGGAagcacatttcagtgtttcatcGCTTCACGGTCATCTCATTGCCCTTCACATCTCCTCTTCACCCACGGGGGTAGCCAAGTATGTCCACGCAACTCGTTTACCAAGGAGGCTTGTCTTGTCTCCGGTGCACTTGGTGTTTGTTGACCCCTGTTTAAGCCCCTCTTGTTTAATCTGAGGTATCTAAATAGGTTTAGGTTTCAGGCAGTTGGAGGCACAACATCTTGATTCCTTAACTTTCCATTGCTTCGTatcattcacatttataatGCGGtatgggggggcgcggcgggtttgatcgggtcctgctctccagtgggtctggggttcgagtcctgcttggggtgccctgtgatggactggtgtcccgtcctgggtgtgtcccctccccctccagccttatgccctgtgttagaCTTCGTTTcatcgcgaccccgcttgagacaagaggtttcagacagtgtgtgtgtgtgtgtgtgtgtgttataatgcGGTCAGCAGGAACAGTAGAGCTCAACGATGTGTAAACACAAACTGAGTTTTGCTCCAGATCAGAGCCTGTTTTACaacctttgagcaaagtgttGAACTTCTGTTTCTCCACAAAATTATCCCGATTTGCTGAAATTCTACACTTCCAGTTAATGAATCGGTTAAGGAACAAAGCGCTGAAGTGCTTTAATTGGAAGGGTCCTAAAGGGCCTTTCCTTTGACACAAGCACGTGGGAGAAGTTGCCTACTCAAGTTCTGAAGTTAGCGTGAACTTTCCACAGACCGAAGTCTTTATCCGAGTCAAGTCATAAACCGACAAAGATTCTGAATAAAATTCAGCCCCAACACCATTAGTTCTATATTAGTTATTCATATGTTGACTTAACTGATTACAGTTAAGCAGTTGACTATATACACCTGTATGGCCGTGTTCACTGTTTTCATAGGAAGACATTCATGGTGTGTTCAGTGTTCTGCAAACCTTCAACTGTTCATTGAATTCCTCTTCCAGGATAAGGACAATCGTGCCAaactctttgcatttttttgctttgtaatgaaagtgaaaatggtTGACAATGTCGCTGTGTTTTGGTTATAGTGAGATAATTCTGGATGTGAAATTTAGAAGACATTCATTCTGCGTATGTTGCTTATGTGGGTTTGTCCGTTTGAGCAAAATAAAGCCTTTGATTTCATTTGTAATCTGCAGAAAACATGGATACCATCTGCAGTGAAGGCTGTTTGTTGTTTATCTTGTAGCCATGGCGATTGTTTTGTAGCTTGACATGTTATACAGCGGCGGCAcatggcgtagtggttacgcTGACTCATCCGGCCTCTGAGTTTTCGGGTTTCAGtcgcacctcctgctctagtagccttgagaaaggtacataccctaaattcctGCAATacgttaccctgctgtataaagttattttggagaaaagtgtcagctaaatgaataaatgtaggaagGACTGACTGCTTTTAATCTCCATACTGATTGTAGCCATGAGTCCCCATGTGGTGAAGTGTCCATCTGTAACATCATCTCTGCGGACTTTGTCTAGGTTCTTTCGCACAACCTGTACACAGCCTTGAACATCCCACATGACCCCGTTGCGCTGGAGGAGCACTTCCGGGACGATGACGAAGGGCCCGTGTCCAACCAAGGCTACATGCCCTACCTCAACAACTACATCCTGGCCAAGGTACTTTTTTTAGCCCTTGCAAGCTGTAGCCTTACACTTAATTTTTAAGCTCAAGCCTGTCACCGCAGTAGCGGAATCTAACAGTGGGTTACAGCTAAGACCTCTAAAGGTTGCTGTCACTTTTTCTGAAACCTTGTTCATGGTCTGCATCAGTAGTTAGTTTTAGGCAACTGTTTCAAAGCGGTTTCACTTTCCCTTGTGATATGTTCTTTAGTTTGTTCTGTAGTCTTTGAGAGGTCCCATTTGTGTAaaaatttgtatgtattttgggATGAAAGATGACAGTTCCCCCAAGATTTCttaagtgcatgttaatgtttaaatgtttatgctcaatGACTTTGATTGTAACTGTTGAACAACAAATGTACTTTTGTGCAGCTACAGTTTATTAAACATATATATtcaggaatgtgattaggaatcgtcagtattataaagttttatgcagttacttgtgatgtacgttggttcttatggtggaaagtaactaactgtactttagaatcacgcatctgcatctaagtctctctgctaatgtaatgcacacactgtattttctgtgagatctacattgctttgtagaaaagcgtctgctaagtgaattcGTGTAAACGGTACAGAAAAGAAAGCGGTCTGGAGCAGTGCTCATGGAATCTGAAATCAGAATGTGCTGCTTCTGGATTTGGTTAAAAATGCCACAGTACTGTTATCCCAAAATTACACCGCAACTTCTTACTCGTGCCTATATATGGGCGGGATGCACACACTCATCAAAGGTAGAAGACATGCGTTTATCCCAAACCAGACACACACCGTGATCGTGGCTGGCACATGTGTGCCATGATCTTGCAGATGAAGTCCGTATGgtggtgtgttttgtgcaggCTAAAGAGGGCACTTTTGACAAAGAGAAATTTGACAGCCTGTGCTGGATGATGACAGCGAAGAAGAACTTCAAGGAAGGGACCAAGGAGAGTGTGTGCTCATGGCAAGATGGCTTCAGGCTCTTCTGTCTCTTCAATCTGCTGTCAGAAGATCGCTACCCCCTTGTTATGATCCCGGCCGAGGTGAGAGAGGCGGAGTGACTGGCTGAGGCTCTGCTGGTTACAAGCAATACGGGTGGGGGTGGAAAAGAGGGATGTTTACACGTTTCACACCCGAGTGAACAAATGGGTGAACCAGAATGGGTGAACGTTTTTGCATACATCCTGGACTTTGCCAGGTACGATGACTAATTCAGATTTAAGCAATGAAGTAAATGTGTAACTACGCGGCACGCTGgccttacagtgcctgggtggtgcgagaggacatgggttcaatcctgctcagtctatgtggagtttgcatgttctcctcgtgtctgtgtgggtttcctctgggtgctccggtttcctcccacagtccaaagacatgctgttcaggtttccccatagtgtgtgagtgacacagagtgtgtttcgctgatgtatggatgagtgacccattctaagtagtgttatctagtagtgtaaatcaccttggtgaataaggtgtgtgggctagtaacactacatagtatccattgtaagtcgctttggagaaaagcatctgc
Above is a genomic segment from Scleropages formosus chromosome 2, fSclFor1.1, whole genome shotgun sequence containing:
- the LOC108931387 gene encoding trypsin-like; amino-acid sequence: MRALILLFFVLTDARLVEIEKRLIGGYDCQRPYHVDIFFFFDATGVTGFNCGGSFISDQWILTARHCKEQNSPRVTLRWVVGPKMEKIEHTFDVTPGLLYENQNHDIMLIKLPNSAGNIQILGLPDEHCVTPVNGRVMEVAGRGAVNVLQAGTEGHRYKKHLQCLELEVSDCPSVYDQFKPQRFFCAGGKDKDGCTGDSGGGLVYNYMIYGVLSTVGHYKCEDPVLFMDVCSYRTWIVSIINQN